The Borrelia sp. HM sequence TTATTTAATTTCATTCCAAGCTCAATAAGATTTAAAAAAATTTTATTAAAATTTTTCTCCCTCAAACTTAAGTAATTCAAATAAGAATTTAAATAGTCTTTATTCTTATAATAAAGCTCAGCTTTTAATAAAGTATACTCATTACTGTCAAAATTATACCTATTAAGCAAATCAATTGCACCTTTGTAGTCATTAATATAAGATAAATTTAAAGCCCTTCTCATAATATCTACTGCATTTAAACTATCTGTATCAATATCTTTATCAAAATTAATTTTTTTATCTGAATCTAACTTATCTTTAAAATCCATTTTATCAGACTTAGAAACTTCTTCTTGCTTAATAATTTTTAAAACTACATTTTTAATAAATTCCCTAGAATCCTTTACATTTTGATATTTGAAATTTAATATAACATTGCCAGAATTTCTTAAAGTTTGAAAAGTAAACATAGCTCCATCTTGATAAGATTCTGCTAAAAGTCTAATAAATGAATTATTTTTAACATTTTCAATATAAATCCAAGCATCTTCTTTAAAAAAAAAATTGAATTTTGAATTAGTACTTACTGTAAATTCTTGCTCTTCACTGCCAAAATCAAGCTCATAAGTACTGTATTGACTTTTAAAAGTTGAAGAAAATAATGTATTAACAATATAAAATAAAAAATAAATAAGAAAATTTTTCTTCACCGATAATTTTCCAGCATTCTATCAATTAATGATTCATTTTTCTTCTCTAAATCAATATTAAACAAATTTTCTGACTTTATCCAAAGACCTTTAAGAAGCCCTTCGTTAACTGGCTGATAATGAATCAAACTATTACCTAATTTACCATCAGGAAGATTAGGCTTGGGAAAGAAAAAATCATCCATATTTAAACTAGAATTCAAATCAAAATAAAAATCTTCTATATCAAGCATTTTTAGTTTTTGATTGAAATCTTCTGCTGTACTATTTCGAGTCTTTTCAATCATTCTATGTGCATAGAAATATGTTAAAAAGGAAATAATAATTAATAAAAATATTAAAATTAAAAAATAGCTTTGCAAATAAAATCTTTTCTCTACCATGATAAATTCCTTAATATGCGTAATTATTATATATCAAATATCATACTTTCTCCACTGTCACTAGTAATACCTATTAAATTCTTACTATCTTGAGCAACATACATATTATGAGTTATTACAAATAATTGAACTCTCTGACCAAGTTCTCTTAAAAGTACAGCAAGCTTATTGCTATTTTCAAAATCAAGAGAAGCATCTATCTCATCAAGCACACAAAATGAAGCAGGAGAATAATAATACAAAGAAAATAAAAATGCTATACTAATCAAAGAATGTTCTCCTCCAGAAAGCATTTTATTCCCTTTAGCCAACTTATCCTTAAAATATACCTTAATCTCTATATCTACTGAATCTTTACTATAAAAAAGACTACCATTACCCTTAAACATTCTATTAAAAAAATAAATAAAATGGTTATTAATCTCACTAAAAGCATCATTAAATCTTTTATCAATTTCTCTTTTTATTTTTTTTCTCAATTTATTTAAAGATTCTTTGGTTAAATTTAAATTATCTATCTGTAAATCTATCTTTTCAACCCTTTCCTTTACCTCATTGTATTCTTTATCAACATTAAAGAAAATATAATTATTATGTTCAATCATATTAATTTCCTTTTTCAAAGAATCTATTTTGGCAATATCCTCTGTAAGTTCAAACTTTGCCAAATATTTATTATCCAAATTAAAATTTTTTATATCATCTTCAATATCTAAGCTAGAATTAAACAAAATATCATATTCGGCCTGCTTTTTCATATATTCATAATAAGATGAATTCCTAAAAGCATCTAATAAATTCACAGAATGCATCTCACCATTAACAACTAATTTACTACCCTTAGCTTCACTTAAAAACTTATCTAAATTGATATTAATATCACTTCTCTCTAAACTCAGATCATCTAATTTTAAGCTCAAATTATTCAGTCTTTCCTTAAGCTCATCTCTAGTCTCAAATAAAAATTTTAAATTACTATCTATAAGCTTAATTTCATCTTCATTCTTAAGTCTAGAAAGCTCTGTATATTCAATTTCTCCTAATATCTCATTTAGTTTTACTGTTTTATCAGATATTAAACTCTCAATGGTAGTTATTTCTTTTGCAATATTAGCCTTAAAACTATTTTTTGAAAGCAAAAATTTCCTTAAATCAACATTTTGCTCAAATATAGGTTCAATTTTTTCCTTTAATAAATTTAAAAGCTTATCTTCTTTAACTATATATTTAAGCAAATTTTCCCTAATCTCTTTAATATATTTTATGCTTAAAGTATCTTCAAAAAACTTTAAGGAATTCAAAATATTTTTTTTCAATAATTCAAATTCTTCTATGTTACTATCCTTAGAAATAGATAAAATCAAATCAATAAGTTCAAAAAAACTTCTTGTATATCTATTTATTTCATCAGTAAGAGAAAAAAAATCTTTCTTTTTGGCTTGAAGAGAATTATTCAAATTAGTTAACTCTCCATTTACACTGACTTTTACTGATTCAATTTGTGCTTTATTTCCCATAAGTATATTTGCCAAATTCAATTTTCCATTTTTATCATGTTCTAATTTCTGAATTTTAATTTCTACTCCAAACAATTTGGTCTTTAAAGCTTCAATTTCGCTTTTAACCATCTCAATATTTTTAATAACATTTTTCTCTCTAAAAGAATAAAATTCTAATTTTTCTTTAATATTTTCAATAGAAAAGCTATTTATAGATAAAATTTTATCTATATCTTTAATATCTAATTTACTCTTAAGCTCATCCAAATCAAAATTAAGATTAAAAAGTTTTTTTAATCTTAATTCTTTTTCTAAATTTTCTAAATCTTCTTTTAATTTTTGATACTTACCCTTAAGCAAAAAATCACTTCTAATCTTTTCATATTTTTCATTTAACTCCCTTCTTAAAATCAAAAGAGAATTTAAATTTTCTTTTGATTTTTCCAATCTTTTATATGCCTGTTCCTCTTCAACTTTAAGTAGATCTATTCCACTAGCCTCTTCTACTAAAGATTTCAAATTAATATTATCACCAGAAGAAATTCTTTCAATATTACCCTGATTAATAAACATATAAGGCGAATTCTTTAATTTAAGCTTATTCATAAGGATTGCATAACTTTTAATATCTAAAGTATCATTATTAAAGAAATATTCACTCGTACCATCTTTATAAAGCCTTCTTCTGATATAAAATTTATTTCTAAAATCACTGATAGATAAATCTTCATTGTTAAAAAAAAGAGTTACTTCAGCAAAATTAGACTCTCCAGACTTTGCTATAGAAATTAAATCCGTAATATTTTTGACTCTTAAAATCTTTATATTATCCTCTCCGATACAAAAACGAATTGCATCTAATAAATTACTCTTTCCACAACCATTAGGACCAATAATAAAATTTAAACCACTATTTAATTTTAATTCCTGCATTTTAATAAAGGACTTAAAACCTAAAAGACTTATCTTCTCTAAAAACAAAGTTACACTCCAATTAAATTACAAATAAGATTAATCTATCAAGGATGACTTTATATTATAATCAATAGTTATGATTTGTGGAATTGATGAAGTTGGACGAGGTTGCATCTTTGGTCCCGTTCTAAGTGCAGCTGTCATTTTTAAAGGAAAACCAAATTTTTTAAATGAACTAGACGATTCAAAAAAACTTACTAAAGTTAAAAGAGAATATTTATCCTCATTAATACTTGAAAAGTCATATTATGCATTCGCAGAAATTTCTAACGACATCATTGATAAAATTAACATTCATCATGCTTCACTTCTTGCCATGAAAACTGCATACGAAAAGCTAAGCATAGAATGTAATTTAGTACTTGTAGATGGAAAATTTATTCCAAAAATAAAAGCTAAAAACATTCAAGCTATAATTAAAGGAGATTCCATAATTAACGAAATAAAAGCAGCATCAATCATAGCAAAAGTAAAAAGAGATGCACTAATGGATGAATACGATAAACTTTACCCCCTATACGCACTTAAAAAAAATAAGGGATACCCAACAAAAGAACATAAATATGCTATAAAAAAATATGGAATCTTAAACCTTCATAGAAAAAGTTTTCAACTCATATAATTTTAATCATCCTTATCTCTAAATTTTCCTGACAAACGATCATTTTTGTCATAATTTAGATTGTTTTTTTTCCTATTTTCATCATGGCTATAAAAATCATTATGATATTCTCTTCTTGAAATTGAATTCTGAGAAATTTTTCTCTTAATAACAGAAATTGCTCTTAATAGATTTGATTCAAATTCTTCAATATTTTCTTCATAAACAAAAACTGAATGTCTTTCAAAGTCTCCATTCATATTTCTCTTGCTTTCTACAATATTTAAAAAATAATCACCTTTCCTATTTTCTTTAACATTAAAAAAATAAGTTCTATCAGAATTTGTAAATAATTTATCAGAATATACTTCCCCTCTTTCGCCCATTAAGTCCTCCACAAAAAAGCCTATATATTATATTAGCTCAAAAAAATTAACATAATTATACTTACTAAGTAAAAAAATACTATCTAAAATTAATAATAAAATCAATTGACATAAATCGCATTTTTCTATAGAATCAACTTTGTATTATTTGTGCGTCCTTCGTATAATGGCTATTACCTTAGCCTTCCAAGCTAATGATGTCGGTTCGATTCCGATAGGACGCTTTTTAAGTAAATATTGTTTTTAGTGAATAAAATAATGATGGAGATGGCGGGAATTGAACCCGCGTCCTAAAAATAATATCATAAGCATCTACAAGCTTAGCTAGTATTCATTTTAAGTAAATAAGGCTTGGGAAAACTAGCAAACCAACAACCTAACTACTCTCAAGTTTAAGAGTCCCTAAAAATCAACTTGAAATATTTTTAAGCAAGCTTTGATGTCATGAAAGAGTATAAGTTAAATCTCAAAGCAAAATTCAACAAAACTCTCTGCTAAATTAAGCAGCCATTACAAGATTTGAACTTGCAAAGTTAATATTTTTTGCATTTATTAAAGAAGTTTTAAGAGATTCACTCTGCCTGCAACCTATGCTATTAAATTTTTTAGTCAAATCCAAAACATCCCCTTCCAAATTATTGGACTTTAAAATAACATTTTAACATAAATAAATCTAAAAGGCAAAATAATCCAATTTGCAAAACAACATTTAAAAGCTTATAATAATTTTCATAATAATAAATATGTGATAAATTACAAGTCAAATAAGGAAGTTCTTTTGAGCAATGAAATTCTATGGTGCATTATGTTAATCTGCATCTATTCAATTTTGATAATAATATATAAGCTTTTTGGACAAAAAGGATTATTCGCATGGATAACATCCTCTGTAATTATTGCAAATATTCAAGTCTTAAAGCAAATCACAATATTTGGATTTAATGCCACTCTTGGCAACATTATTTACGCATCATCATATGTTGCAACAGATATTTTATCAGAACTTTACGGTCGCCAAATTTCAAAAAAAGCAGTTTATATTGGATTCATGAGCTTCATATCTTTTGCATTCATTACAAATATTCAACTTTATTTTTCAACAAATAATTTGGATATATATTTAAAAAGCTTAGAAAATATTTTTTCTTCAATCCCAATTTTATTGCTTGCATCAATTATTGCATATATAATATCTCAACTAAATGATGTATACTTGTATGAATTTATTAAAGATAAATTTCCAAAATTTCTATTTATAAGGAGTAATGGTTCAACACTTACAAGTGAACTAATAGATACGATAATATTTGTAAGCATTGCAACATATTTTAATATATTTCCAAAAGAAGCGTATTTCGATATAGTCATTTCTACGTATATTATTAAAGGATTTGCTGGAATCTTAGGCACCCCATTTATTTATATTGCAAAATATATATCTCAAAATAAAAAAAGTTTTAATACAAATAAAATATCCACTTAACTATTGTTTACTAATCTATTATAATTAATATATGGTAGACATGATTGTATGGACAACCTTAGTGGTATTTATATATTTACAATTAATATTGTCATATTATATATTTGGAAAATCAGGTCTTTTTTGTTTTAACATAATTATGACAATGCTTTCAAATCTTATTATATTAAAGAGAATATTAATATTTGGAGAGAAAATTAACCTATCAGGAATAACATTTCTCTCAATTCTTTGTACATTAAATCTAATTACAGAAAAATATAATGACAAATCAGCAATAAAATCTGCAACATTAAACATGTTAATGCATATAACCTTTGTAATAATGATACACTTTACATTATATTTTCAACAAAACGAATTTGACACTTCTAACATACACCTAAAAATATTGTTTTACAATGCTTCTTATATTTCAATAGTTTTTAGTGGAACATATATCATATTTTTATGTAGTTATACTAATATCAAAATATATTCCATACTCAAAAAACACAATATGCAAAATAAATTGATAAATCATAATTTATCAAGGCTATGTTCTGCATGTATAGCTTATATGTTAGCAAACATTTCAATGTATATTATCTCACAATTATATACTGACAATAACATAAATATAATAGAAAGTTCATGGATCTTTACTATCATAATAATGACAATTGACACTTTAGCATATTATTTCCTAAATACTATGAAAATAAAAGAAATAAGAAAACCCAAGTTATTCAATATTTAAAACTATATATAATAATTGAATTTTATAGTCCATTTCTTTTTGTTATTCAACAAATATTACAATATAGCTTTTTGCAAACGACTTTATTACAAATAAAAGGTGTAGGATAGGTTCAACTAAGTGTCAAGCAATTTTACTAATTATTTGGCATATTATCGGTATCTTTTTTAAATAAAGAGATGATTTTCAACACAAGATAATATGCTCTTACTCAAAGTCATCATATCTATGAGATATATTGCAATAGTCTTTTATTAAGCATAAATTAAGACAAAATTTTCATTATATTTAACATATCACTATTCATAAAATATAAGTTTAAATAAAAATAAAATTAAATAAAATGCTCAAAAATAAAACATTTCTTATATAATTGAATGGTGGAAGTAAAAATAGAAGACTCTTGGAAAAAAATTTTAAAAGATGAATTTTGTAAAGAATATTTTATAAAACTTGTAAGTTTTATAAAAAATGAATATAAAACAAAAAAAGGAAAAATTTTTCCACCTCCAAAACTAATATTTAATGCATTTGATTCTTTGCAATTTAAAGACATAAAAGTAGTAATACTTGGACAAGATCCATACCATGGCAAACAACAAGCTAATGGGTTAGCCTTTTCTGTAAATCCAAATGTCAAAATTCCCCCATCACTACAAAATATTTTCAAGGAAATAGAGAGAAGTTTAAAAATTAAAACTATTCCAAATGGAGACTTAACAAGATGGGCAATACAAGGTGTATTTTTATTAAATTCAATATTAACAGTAGAAGAAGGTCACCCGTCATCTCATAAAGAAATAGGTTGGGAAGTTTTTACAAACGAGGTGATAAGAATCATCTCAAAAAATTTAAATAACATTGTTTTTATGCTATGGGGTAATTTTGCAAAAAGCAAGAAAGAATTAATCGACACATCAAAACATCTAATTCTTGAAACAAGCCACCCATCTCCTTATTCTGCAAATAATGGCTTCTTAGGATCCAATCATTTTAGCAAAACTCTAAAATATCTAAAAGAATATAACAAAATCCCAATAAACTTTCAGTAGATCAGATTGCTAATAATCAAAAGAATACAAATAAATCATTTAAATGATCAACTAAACTATATTACCTATTTATTTTTTTTATTTTCTTCTTCATTTTTGTTATCTTTATGTTGCTCTGTAGCATCATCCCAAAATGTTGAACTTTTCTCATTTACTTTTACGTCCTTTAATAAACTATCATCAACTTTCTTGGTATTAATAAAAGATAATATAATTACACAAATAAAAAAAAGTGAAATGAAGAATGCTGTAATTCCTACAGCAATACTTGAAGACTTTGCTCCAAAAATAGACGAGCTTCCACCTCCAAACATGCCTCCTCCAATACCATCACCTTGTTCATCCTGCAATAATAATAGTAAAATAATCACAAATGAAATAATAATAAAAAATATAAATGTTAAAAACTTAAATAATTCCAAAATAAACCCCTTTATTTGGCTACTTTATTAATTATACTTAAAAACGAATCAGCCTTTAAAGATGCACCACCAATCAATGCTCCATCAATGTCCTCTTCTCCCATAAGATCTTCAACATTATTAATGTTGACAGAACCACCATACTGAATAATAATACTATCTGCTGCTGCCTTTGAATATAAAGCTTCAATCTCAAGCCTAATTGCCCTATGAACTTTCTGTGCCTCTTCCTTTGTTGCTGTTTTACCAGTTCCAATTGCCCATACAGGCTCATAAGCCAAAATTATTCTATTAAGATCAAATTCAGGCACAGAAACTAATCCATTTCTAACTTGATTTAAAACAATATCTAATGTTTTATTATTTTCTCTCTCTTTAAGACTTTCACCAACACAAATAATTAAGTATTTAAATGGATGCTTAAGTCCTGCAAGAACTTTTTTATTTATCACCTCATCAGTATCGCCAAGATAAGTTCTACACTCAGAATGACCAAGGATTACATAATCAACTCCAAATTCTAAAAGCATACTAGGTGAAATTTCGCCTGTTCTTGCTCCATTATTCTCATAAGACATATTTTGAGCACCAAGAAGAACATTACTCCCTTTAGTAACTTCACAAACTTTATAAAGAGATGTAAATGTGGGGGCTATCATAATCACAACATCATCCTTAACATACTTTACTCCGTCTACAACTTGTTTAGCAACACTTGCAGCTTCTACACTTGTATAGTGCATTTTCCAATTTCCCGCTAAAAATATCTTTCTCATTTTATTTTTCCAAAACTTTTATACCTGGTAAAATTTTTCCCTCAAGATACTCAAGAGAAGCACCACCCCCTGTTGAAACATGGGTTATCTTTTCAAATAAATTAAACTTATTAACAGCAGCTACTGAATCCCCTCCACCAACAACTGTAATACCAGAACAATTTGCCACATACTCTGCAACTTTTGCTGTGCCTTTAGAAAATGAATCAAACTCAAAAACTCCAAGAGGACCATTCCAAATTACAGTTTTTGCTCCAACAAGAGATTCCTCAATTTTTTTTAAAGTTTTATTACCAATATCCATTCCAATTTTATCATCTGGAATATCAATAGAAGCAACATACTCAGGAACAGAATCTTCTTCAAAATCACTTGCAACAACATGATCAAGAGGCAAAATAACTTCTACACCTAATTCTTTTGCTTTTTGTAAAAAAGATGCAGCTACATCAATATATTCATTTTCTAAAAGAGATTTCCCAATATTATATCCTTTGATCTTTAAAAAGGTATATGCCATTCCGCCACCAATTATCATAACATTTGATTTTGGCAAAAGAGATTCTAATACCGCTATTTTTGAGGAAACTTTTGAACCACCAATTATTGCAACAAACGGCTTTTCCGGATTCTTTAAAATCTTTCCTAAAAACTCATTTTCCTTTTCTATCAAAAATCCACCTACAGCTGGCAAATAAGTTGCAAGCCCTACTGTAGAAGCATGTGCTCTGTGAGCACTACCAAAAGCATCGTTTACAAAAACATCTCCATTTTGTGATAAATTCTTTGCAAAATCACTACAATTTTCCTCTTCTGACTTATAAAATCTTACGTTTTCAAGTAAAACAACATCTCCATTCTTCATACAAGAAACAACAGCAGAGACTTCATTACCTATACAATCAGGAAGCATCTTAACATCTTGACCTAAGAGTTCTGATAATCTTTTAGCAACAGGCATAAGAGAATATTTAAAATTTTTCTCTCCTCTTGGCCTACCCAAATGACTCATCAGAACAACTCTGGCTCCTTGCGCTATAAGATACTCTATTGTGGGTAATGCAGCTCTAATTCTAGTATCATCAGTAATGTTCCCATCTTTTAAGGGAACATTAAAATCACATCTTACTAAAGCACGTCTACCTAAAAAGTCAAAATCTTTTATCGTTTTTATTGACATTTATAATTACCTCAAGATTATTTTAGCTCTTATTTAATTAATTTTTGTGCAAGATCAACTACTCTTGTAGAATATCCAAATTCATTATCATACCATGAAAGCACTTTAACAAAACCGTCTAATAAAACCATTGTCTCAAGACCATCAACTATTGAAGAATGAGAGTTTCCCTTAATATCTGAAGATACTATTGGATCTTCAGTATATCCTAAAATACCACTCAATTCTTTAGATTCTGATGCTTTTTTAAGCACAGCATTGATCTCCTCTTTTGTAACATCTTTTTTCTTAAGTTGTACTGTAAAATCAACAATAGAACCTGTTGGCACGGGAACTCTCATAGAAGTACCATTAAGTTTACCCTTAAGTTCAGGTAAAACAAGTCCCACAGCTTTAGCAGCACCTGTTGAAGTAGGAATAATTGAAAGAGCCCCGGCCCTTGCTCGTCTAAGATCAGCATGCGGAAGATCAAGTATTTTCTGATCATTTGTATAAGCATGAACAGTAGTCATTAGTCCTTGTTCAATACCAAAAGTCTCATGTAATACCTTTGCAAGAGGTGCAAGACAATTTGTTGTGCATGAAGCATTAGATACAGATTTTAAATCAGAAGTAATCTCATGCTCATTTACACCAAGTACGATTGTCTTAATCTCATCCTTAGCAGGAACTGTTAAAATTACCTTCTTAGCACCAGCATGATCAACGTGATCAAGATACCCACCTTTATCACTTGTTGCTGATGAAAAAACACCTGTTGATTCAATTACAACATCAACCCCAAGTTTTCCCCAAGGAAGATTTTTTGGATCTCGCTCAGCAATAATCTTTATCTCTTTACCATCTACTATAATTACTCCATCTCTTGCTTCAACTTTTTTATTATATATTCCAAAAGTTGAATCATACTTTAAAAGATGCGCAAGTGTCTTAGGATTTGTTAAGTCATTTATTGCAACAACTTCAAGTCCTCTCTCAAAAGCAATTTTAAAAACATTTCTACCTATACGCCCAAAACCATTAATGGCTAGCTTCATACAAATCCTCCGTCTATTTTTTATTATCTACTAGAATTATTAAATAATAAATAAATTAATTACAAGTGTCAAACTATCTTTTTATAAAGACTGTATAACCTTCCTGAATATAATCTCTTAAAAGAGCAGGTGAGCTTAAAATTCCCCTGGAAATATAATCACTAACCTCTTCAATAAAGATTTCACCAAGAATATCTGATTTATTATAACTAATAAAACTAGAACTATCACTATTATATTTTAAAGACCCCTCTTTAAGAACTAAAAATTTGTCACCTTTCTTTGCATCATTTAAATAACCAAGATTAATAAGAACATCATCTTTATTAATCTTAAGTATTTTGCCTCTCTTAGGTAAATAATCATTAAAATCCCTATAAAAAGAAGTTAAAATATCACTTAAATACAAAACTCCTCCAGAATTATAATTAAAACTCTGAACCTTAACTCCAGTCTTACCTGAAAAAACATCTACCTTTAAACTAGCTGAATTTTTAAAAACATCCACATCAAGATCAAACATTAAAAATAAATCAAGATTATTATTTCTTGCATAAGAAAATTCTTCAGAAAAACTACTTACCAAATAATCCTTATTTTTATCATAATTAAACTTATAATTAACTACTTCTATATTTAAATCGCGATCAAGTATCCTCTCAGCATATCGTAAAATCATATCATTTGCACCAAAAACCTTGTTTTCATCTTGGGTAAAAATACCTATCTTATAAACTGTCTGATTATCATAAAGCTTATTCAAATCTCCCATAGTCTTATAACCATATTTAAAGAATAAAGAACTTCGAATATCAAATGCAACTGTATCGTAAAAATCCAAAATTTTAGCATCTGTGCTCTTCCTTTGTTCGACTAAATAATAAAGCTCCTCATAAGCCATCATATCCAATTTCATAAACTTATAAATTTTTGCAAGTAAAAACCTAGCATTATCATTATCAGGATAAATCTCAATAGCATTCTTTACATTAAATATTGCTCTATTTAAATTCAAACTTTTAAAAGCCTTAAGTCCCTCATTTGCATATCTATTAGAAATTTCTATGTTAGCACTAATTTTTTTATTTTTTTGAACAGAACTCCTAAAATTAGAAACAAAAAAACTTCCCTCAAGAGCTATATTATAAAACTCTAAATCTTTCTTCATATCCTTAGCCCTTTCCAAATTTAAAACAGCTTCGCTAACTTCACCAAGTTTTAAATAAGAATAGCCAAGTAAATAATAAAGCTCATCGGAATTTTGTTCAAGCAATAGAGCTTTTTGAAGAATATGTACAGCATCTTCATATTTAGACTGATATAAATAAACAAGAGCAAGTAAACGATAAGCATCAACAAGACCAAGGTCCTGATAAGTGGTTTTAACTAACATTAAGTAATTTTTAGCATATTTCTCAGCAACTCCTAAATTGTTATTTTTAATAGAAAATTCTGTTACTCTTTTATGAAAACTTGGCAAAGAAGTAAAATTGCTCCTAACTTTGTTTATTAAATACTGACCCTTAGCCTTCATATTCAATTTTTCATAAATATTTATAAGATGTTCAAATGCATGATAATTTGCCTGATCATATTCAAGAATAGATAGATAATAATTAGCAGCTGCAACAAGTAACCCTTCTGTCTCAAATATTGTAGCAAGCCCAACTAAAGCATCAATATTATTTTTTTGAGTGGAAAGAACTTCAGAATAAAATTTTTTAGCCTGTTCTGTCCCATTATTCTTAAGCAATATATTTGCATAAAGAATTTTATATTCGGTATCACCATTTGACATTTTATAGGCTTTTTCTATAAAAAATTGAGCCTGATTATATATCTTTAACTGATA is a genomic window containing:
- a CDS encoding DUF3276 family protein yields the protein MGERGEVYSDKLFTNSDRTYFFNVKENRKGDYFLNIVESKRNMNGDFERHSVFVYEENIEEFESNLLRAISVIKRKISQNSISRREYHNDFYSHDENRKKNNLNYDKNDRLSGKFRDKDD
- the tpiA gene encoding triose-phosphate isomerase; its protein translation is MRKIFLAGNWKMHYTSVEAASVAKQVVDGVKYVKDDVVIMIAPTFTSLYKVCEVTKGSNVLLGAQNMSYENNGARTGEISPSMLLEFGVDYVILGHSECRTYLGDTDEVINKKVLAGLKHPFKYLIICVGESLKERENNKTLDIVLNQVRNGLVSVPEFDLNRIILAYEPVWAIGTGKTATKEEAQKVHRAIRLEIEALYSKAAADSIIIQYGGSVNINNVEDLMGEEDIDGALIGGASLKADSFLSIINKVAK
- the secG gene encoding preprotein translocase subunit SecG, with product MELFKFLTFIFFIIISFVIILLLLLQDEQGDGIGGGMFGGGSSSIFGAKSSSIAVGITAFFISLFFICVIILSFINTKKVDDSLLKDVKVNEKSSTFWDDATEQHKDNKNEEENKKNK
- a CDS encoding ribonuclease HII codes for the protein MICGIDEVGRGCIFGPVLSAAVIFKGKPNFLNELDDSKKLTKVKREYLSSLILEKSYYAFAEISNDIIDKINIHHASLLAMKTAYEKLSIECNLVLVDGKFIPKIKAKNIQAIIKGDSIINEIKAASIIAKVKRDALMDEYDKLYPLYALKKNKGYPTKEHKYAIKKYGILNLHRKSFQLI
- a CDS encoding queuosine precursor transporter: MSNEILWCIMLICIYSILIIIYKLFGQKGLFAWITSSVIIANIQVLKQITIFGFNATLGNIIYASSYVATDILSELYGRQISKKAVYIGFMSFISFAFITNIQLYFSTNNLDIYLKSLENIFSSIPILLLASIIAYIISQLNDVYLYEFIKDKFPKFLFIRSNGSTLTSELIDTIIFVSIATYFNIFPKEAYFDIVISTYIIKGFAGILGTPFIYIAKYISQNKKSFNTNKIST
- a CDS encoding AAA family ATPase, with the translated sequence MFLEKISLLGFKSFIKMQELKLNSGLNFIIGPNGCGKSNLLDAIRFCIGEDNIKILRVKNITDLISIAKSGESNFAEVTLFFNNEDLSISDFRNKFYIRRRLYKDGTSEYFFNNDTLDIKSYAILMNKLKLKNSPYMFINQGNIERISSGDNINLKSLVEEASGIDLLKVEEEQAYKRLEKSKENLNSLLILRRELNEKYEKIRSDFLLKGKYQKLKEDLENLEKELRLKKLFNLNFDLDELKSKLDIKDIDKILSINSFSIENIKEKLEFYSFREKNVIKNIEMVKSEIEALKTKLFGVEIKIQKLEHDKNGKLNLANILMGNKAQIESVKVSVNGELTNLNNSLQAKKKDFFSLTDEINRYTRSFFELIDLILSISKDSNIEEFELLKKNILNSLKFFEDTLSIKYIKEIRENLLKYIVKEDKLLNLLKEKIEPIFEQNVDLRKFLLSKNSFKANIAKEITTIESLISDKTVKLNEILGEIEYTELSRLKNEDEIKLIDSNLKFLFETRDELKERLNNLSLKLDDLSLERSDININLDKFLSEAKGSKLVVNGEMHSVNLLDAFRNSSYYEYMKKQAEYDILFNSSLDIEDDIKNFNLDNKYLAKFELTEDIAKIDSLKKEINMIEHNNYIFFNVDKEYNEVKERVEKIDLQIDNLNLTKESLNKLRKKIKREIDKRFNDAFSEINNHFIYFFNRMFKGNGSLFYSKDSVDIEIKVYFKDKLAKGNKMLSGGEHSLISIAFLFSLYYYSPASFCVLDEIDASLDFENSNKLAVLLRELGQRVQLFVITHNMYVAQDSKNLIGITSDSGESMIFDI
- a CDS encoding phosphoglycerate kinase; translated protein: MSIKTIKDFDFLGRRALVRCDFNVPLKDGNITDDTRIRAALPTIEYLIAQGARVVLMSHLGRPRGEKNFKYSLMPVAKRLSELLGQDVKMLPDCIGNEVSAVVSCMKNGDVVLLENVRFYKSEEENCSDFAKNLSQNGDVFVNDAFGSAHRAHASTVGLATYLPAVGGFLIEKENEFLGKILKNPEKPFVAIIGGSKVSSKIAVLESLLPKSNVMIIGGGMAYTFLKIKGYNIGKSLLENEYIDVAASFLQKAKELGVEVILPLDHVVASDFEEDSVPEYVASIDIPDDKIGMDIGNKTLKKIEESLVGAKTVIWNGPLGVFEFDSFSKGTAKVAEYVANCSGITVVGGGDSVAAVNKFNLFEKITHVSTGGGASLEYLEGKILPGIKVLEK
- the ung gene encoding uracil-DNA glycosylase; amino-acid sequence: MEVKIEDSWKKILKDEFCKEYFIKLVSFIKNEYKTKKGKIFPPPKLIFNAFDSLQFKDIKVVILGQDPYHGKQQANGLAFSVNPNVKIPPSLQNIFKEIERSLKIKTIPNGDLTRWAIQGVFLLNSILTVEEGHPSSHKEIGWEVFTNEVIRIISKNLNNIVFMLWGNFAKSKKELIDTSKHLILETSHPSPYSANNGFLGSNHFSKTLKYLKEYNKIPINFQ
- a CDS encoding VUT family protein, producing the protein MLSNLIILKRILIFGEKINLSGITFLSILCTLNLITEKYNDKSAIKSATLNMLMHITFVIMIHFTLYFQQNEFDTSNIHLKILFYNASYISIVFSGTYIIFLCSYTNIKIYSILKKHNMQNKLINHNLSRLCSACIAYMLANISMYIISQLYTDNNINIIESSWIFTIIIMTIDTLAYYFLNTMKIKEIRKPKLFNI